A stretch of Henckelia pumila isolate YLH828 chromosome 4, ASM3356847v2, whole genome shotgun sequence DNA encodes these proteins:
- the LOC140865620 gene encoding pentatricopeptide repeat-containing protein At3g24000, mitochondrial, with amino-acid sequence MVKHSIHEPLNYIPFLRKFSRSLFPISSDIKFSTLALFESKEKNNYLHRFSGVIRNETLPVLDLTDRDASLLDVRLYIHLLKKFTDLGKLREGKMVHKQVVNTEYKSFTVLQNTIVNMYAKCGDMPMARKAFDEMLERDLVSYTVLISGYSQNCEPKEALRLFLMMIQTGIKPNEFTFGSSLKAAGGSQSDGIGRGIHTACIKCGLGDDVYVGSALVDMYTRCGRMGEAKVVFDGLKSRNEVSWNALIAAYARKGEGHNAVKIFLYMKRQGFEPTHFTCASVFSACASTGALEQGKWVHAEMVKLGQKLVAFVGNTLIDMYGKAGSIDDAKKVFDRLLKKDVVSWNSMLTAYAQHGLGKETIDLFEEMRMTRFHPNEVTFLCVLNACSHSGLLDQGLCYFELMKMYKVEPDVTHYVATLDLMGRAGQLDRAVRFIREMKIEPTAAVWKALLGACRMHKNMELGVYAAENAIKLDPQDSGPPMLLANIYASAGRLSDAARVRKMMNDRGVKKDPACSWVEIENVVHLFVVDDDTHPQRDDIRLMWEKITNEIKKIGYVPDIDHVFWFVDQQEREKRLQYHSEKLALAFALLNTAPGSPIRIKKNIRVCGDCHTAFKFVSKVVHREIILRDTNRFHHFNDGSCSCRDYW; translated from the coding sequence ATGGTGAAACACAGCATACATGAACCACTCAATTATATACCATTTCTACGAAAGTTCAGCAGATCCCTTTTTCCAATCTCCTCCGACATCAAGTTCTCCACATTAGCCCTGTTTGAGTCTAAGGAAAAGAACAATTATCTCCACCGATTTTCTGGTGTTATCCGCAATGAGACTCTCCCAGTTCTGGACCTCACTGATCGTGATGCTTCTTTGTTGGACGTTAGATTGTATATTCATCTCCTCAAGAAATTTACGGATTTGGGAAAGCTCAGAGAAGGGAAAATGGTTCACAAGCAAGTCGTTAACACAGAATATAAGAGTTTCACTGTTTTGCAGAACACGATCGTCAACATGTATGCGAAATGCGGTGATATGCCGATGGCGCGAAAAGCGTTCGATGAAATGCTCGAACGGGACTTGGTGTCTTACACCGTGTTGATCTCCGGGTATTCGCAAAATTGTGAGCCAAAGGAGGCGTTGCGGTTGTTTCTGATGATGATACAGACTGGAATAAAGCCGAATGAGTTTACATTTGGAAGTTCTCTGAAGGCTGCTGGAGGTTCACAGAGTGATGGAATTGGGAGAGGTATTCATACGGCTTGCATCAAGTGTGGACTGGGGGATGATGTTTATGTTGGGAGCGCGTTGGTTGATATGTATACCCGGTGTGGAAGGATGGGGGAGGCGAAAGTCGTGTTCGATGGGTTGAAGAGTAGGAATGAGGTGTCCTGGAATGCTTTGATCGCAGCATATGCAAGGAAAGGTGAGGGACATAATGCTGTGAAGATATTCTTGTATATGAAACGGCAAGGGTTTGAACCAACCCATTTCACGTGCGCTAGTGTTTTTTCAGCTTGTGCGAGTACTGGAGCTTTAGAACAGGGAAAATGGGTGCATGCCGAAATGGTGAAGTTGGGACAGAAGCTTGTTGCTTTTGTTGGTAATACTCTTATTGATATGTATGGTAAAGCAGGAAGCATTGACGATGCAAAGAAGGTGTTTGATCGACTACTAAAGAAGGACGTAGTTTCTTGGAACTCGATGCTTACTGCTTATGCACAGCATGGGCTTGGGAAGGAAACTATAGATCTTTTTGAAGAAATGCGCATGACGAGGTTTCATCCAAATGAAGTTACTTTCCTTTGTGTGCTTAATGCTTGCAGCCACTCTGGGCTTTTGGACCAAGGATTGTGTTATTTTGAATtgatgaagatgtataaggtaGAGCCAGATGTTACTCATTATGTGGCAACTCTTGATTTAATGGGTCGAGCAGGTCAACTTGATCGTGCAGTGAGGTTCATAAGAGAAATGAAGATTGAACCTACTGCAGCTGTTTGGAAAGCATTGCTTGGAGCCTGTAGAATGCACAAGAACATGGAGTTAGGGGTGTATGCGGCCGAGAATGCTATTAAACTTGATCCCCAAGATTCTGGTCCACCCATGTTGTTGGCTAACATATATGCTTCTGCTGGTAGATTGAGTGATGCTGCGAGAGTGAGAAAGATGATGAACGACAGAGGAGTGAAGAAGGACCCTGCTTGTAGTTGGGTGGAGATTGAGAATGTTGTCCATTTGTTTGTTGTCGATGATGATACCCACCCTCAAAGAGATGATATTCGTTTAATGTGGGAGAAGATCACTAATGAAATCAAGAAAATTGGATATGTCCCGGATATTGACCATGTATTTTGGTTTGTAGACCAGCAAGAGCGAGAAAAGAGGTTGCAATATCACAGTGAGAAGCTTGCTCTGGCGTTTGCTCTTCTAAACACTGCACCTGGATCCCCTATCAGGATAAAGAAGAACATTCGAGTCTGCGGTGATTGTCACACTGCATTCAAGTTTGTATCTAAGGTGGTACACAGAGAAATCATCTTGAGAGACACGAACAGGTTCCATCATTTTAACGATGGTTCCTGCTCTTGCCGAGATTACTGGTAG
- the LOC140867318 gene encoding low temperature-induced protein lt101.2 — MGSETFLEVILAILLPPVGVFLRYGCGVEFWIDLLLTLLGYIPGIIYAIYVLVG, encoded by the exons ATGGGTTCCGAAACCTTTCTTGAAGTAATTTTGGCAATTCTCTTACCACCTGTTGGAGTTTTCCTCAGATACGGATGCGGA GTGGAATTTTGGATCGATTTGTTGCTGACGCTACTGGGATACATACCGGGGATCATCTACGCAATTTACGTATTAGTTGGATGA